A stretch of the Panicum virgatum strain AP13 chromosome 9N, P.virgatum_v5, whole genome shotgun sequence genome encodes the following:
- the LOC120690396 gene encoding 30S ribosomal protein S1, chloroplastic-like, whose translation MASLAQHVAGLPCPPLSGASRRRPAAPRRPPSALVCGTYALTKEERERERMRQQFDEASERCRTAPMEGVAFSPEDLDTAVESTDIDTEIGSLIKGTVFMTTSNGAYIDIQSKSTAFLPLDEACLLDIDNVEDAGIRPGLVEEFMIIDENPSDETLILSLQAIQQELAWERCRQLQAEDVVATGKVIGGNKGGVVALVEGLKGFVPFSQVSSKTTAEELLGKELPLKFVEVDEEQGRLVLSNRKAMADSQAQLGIGSVVLGTVESLKPYGAFIDIGGINGLLHVSQISHDRVADISTVLQPGDTLKVMILSHDRERGRVSLSTKKLEPTPGDMIRNPKLVFEKADEMAQIFRQRIAQAEAMARADMLRFQPESGLTLSSEGILGPLSSDSPSEDSGEEPTDE comes from the exons ATGGCCTCCCTGGCGCAGCACGTCGCGGGCCTCCCATGCCCGCCTCTCTCCGGCGCGTCGCGGCGCCGCCcagcggcgccgaggcggcCGCCTTCGGCGCTGGTGTGCGGGACGTACGCGCTAACCAAGGAGGAGCGAGAGCGGGAGCGGATGCGCCAGCAGTTCGACGAGGCCTCCGAGCGGTGCCGCACCGCGCCCATGGAGGGCGTCGCCTTCTCCCCCGAGGACCTCGACACCGCCGTCGAGTCCACTGACATCGACACCGAGATCGGCTCCCTT ATTAAAGGAACAGTATTCATGACTACCTCAAATGGTGCATATATTGACATCCAATCAAAGTCTACTGCTTTCTTGCCTCTAGATGAGGCATGCCTTCTTGACATTGATAATGTTGAAGATGCGGGCATTCGCCCTGGTTTAGTAGAAGAATTCATGATTATTGATGAGAACCCTAGCGATGAAACTTTGATTCTGAGTTTGCAAGCAATTCAGCAAGAACTTGCGTGGGAAAGGTGCCGGCAACTTCAGGCTGAGGATGTTGTCGCCACGGGCAAA GTGATTGGCGGAAATAAAGGAGGTGTAGTAGCTCTTGTGGAAGGGCTTAAGGGATTTGTTCCGTTTTCCCAAGTGTCATCG AAAACAACTGCGGAAGAGCTCCTTGGCAAAGAACTGCCTCTCAAGTTTGTAGAGGTTGATGAGGAACAGGGCAGGCTTGTCCTTAGCAACCGCAAGGCAATGGCTGACAGTCAGGCCCAGCTTGGTATTGGTTCAGTTGTTTTGGGAACTGTTGAGAGCCTAAAACCTTATGGTGCCTTCATTGACATCGGCGGAATCAATGGTCTTCTCCATGTCAGCCAGATTAGTCATGACCGTGTTGCGGATATCTCAACAGTTCTGCAACCAGGAGACACCCTCAAG GTGATGATACTGAGCCATGACCGTGAAAGAGGCCGTGTCAGCCTTTCTACAAAGAAGCTTGAGCCAACACCTGGTGACATGATCCGCAATCCCAAGCTTGTTTTCGAGAAG GCCGACGAGATGGCTCAGATATTCAGGCAGAGAATTGCTCAAGCAGAGGCAATGGCTCGTGCTGACATGTTGAGATTCCAGCCAGAG AGCGGATTGACACTCAGTTCAGAGGGAATACTAGGACCATTGTCATCAGATTCACCTTCAGAGGATTCAGGAGAAGAACCCACGGACGAATAG